The nucleotide sequence TCGTCGCGGCCCACCAGGAGCTGAGCGATTTTCTCCTGCGCCCCTGGATCAAGGGCGAGGCGAAGAAATCGGTGATCGCCGGCGTCGCCGAGGGGGCGGGCTGGTCGGCGCTGGCCAGGGACTTCCTCGGCTTGCTCGCCGTGCGGGGGCGCCTGGACCATCTTCCCGAGGTCGTCCGGGTCTATCGCCGGCTCGTCGACGAGGCGCAGGGCCTCGCGCGCGCCGAAGTGCGCTCGGCGGTGGCGCTCACCGAGCCCCAGCGGCGGGCGCTCGCCGAAGGACTGGGACGCGTCGCGGGCAGGCGCGTGCTGGTGGAGGATGTGGTGGATACGACGCTGCTGGGCGGCTTCGTCGCGCGCATCGGCAGCCTGGAGGTCGACGGTAGCCTGAACGGGCAGCTGGCCCGGCTCCGCGAGCAACTGGTCAGGGGGTAGCGGATGATCAAGGCGGGGGAGATCAGCGAGATCATCAAGCGGCAGCTCCAGGGGTACGAGGCCGAGGTCGACCTGAGGGAGACGGGACGCGTGATCGAGGTCGGCGACGGCATCGCGCGCGTCTACGGCCTGGAGCACGCGATGGCCGGCGAGCTCCTCGAGTTCCCGGAGGGCATCTTCGGCATGGTGCTGAACCTCGAGGAAGACAACGTCGGCGCCGTGCTCCTGGGCGAGGACACCCACATTCGCGAGGGCGATCCGGTCAAGCGGACCAAGCGGATCGCCCAGGTTCCCGTCGGGGAGGCGCTGGTCGGGCGCGTGGTGAATGCTGTCGGCCAGCCCATCGACGGCAAGGGGCCGATCCAGGCGAAGGAGTTCCGGCCGATCGAGCGCTACGCCCCGGGCGTGGTGGACCGCCGCCCGGTCAAGGAGCCGCTCCAGACCGGGATCAAGGCGATCGACGCCATGATTCCCATCGGGCGCGGCCAGCGCGAGCTGATCATCGGCGACCGGCAGACCGGGAAGACTGCCATCGCCGTGGACACGATCATCAACCAGAAGGGGCAGGGGGTGTACTGCTTCTACGTCGCCGTCGGGCAGAAACGCTCGACCGTGGCTCAGGTGGTTAAGATCCTCGAGGACACCGGGGCGATGGCCTATACGACCGTGGTCGCGGCCACGGCGTCGGAGCCCGCGCCGCTCCAGTACGTGGCCCCGTACGCGGGCTGCGCCATGGCCGAGTACTTCCGCGACAGCGGGCGGCACACGCTCTGCATCTACGACGACCTCTCGAAGCACGCCCAGTCCTACCGGCAGCTCTCGCTGCTCCTCCGCCGGCCGCCCGGACGCGAGGCCTATCCGGGCGATGTCTTCTACCTGCACTCGCGGCTCCTCGAGCGGGCCGCCAAGCTCAACGACGAGCTGGGCGGCGGCTCGCTCACGGCGCTGCCGATCATCGAGACCCAGCTCGGCGACGTCTCCGCGTACATCCCCACCAACGTCATCTCGATCACCGACGGCCAGATCTACCTGGAGACCGACCTCTTCTTCGCCGGGATCCGGCCCGCTGTAAACGTGGGGCTGTCCGTCTCCCGCGTCGGCGGCAACGCCCAGGTCAGGGCGATGCGTCAGGTGGCGGGGAAGCTCCGGCTGGACCTCGCGCAGTTCCGCGAACTGGCGGCCTTCGCCCAGTTCGGGTCCGAGCTGGACCGGGCCACCCAGCTCCAGCTCGCCCGTGGTCTGCGCATGGTGGAGGTGCTGAAGCAGGGGCAGTACGCGCCGGTCTCGATGGAGAAGCAGGTCGTGATCATCTACGCGGGCACCCAGGGACACCTGGACGACCTGCCGGCGGACGCGGTCGCGCCCTTCGAGGAGTTCCTGTACCCCTTCGTCGAGCGCCGCGCTCCCCAGGTCTACGGCGAGATCAGCGACAAGAAGGAGCTGTCGGAGGGTCTCCGCCAGGCCCTGGACCAGGTCATCCAGGAAGCCAAGGCCGAGTTCGTTCAGGCCAAGGGCATCAAGGCCGCGTAAGTCTCGCATGCCTGCCGTCTCTTCGAGGAGGATCGGAAGGAGGGCGTAGCCCCCCTGCGAGGCTATGGCGACACTTCGCGAGGTCCGGCGGCGGATCCGCTCGGTCCAGTCCACGCAGAAGATCACCCGCGCGATGAAGCTCGTCGCGGCGGCCAAGCTCCGCCGCGCCCAGGAGCGGATCGTCGAGGCGCGTCCCTACGCCTCGAAGATGTCCGAGCTGCTGGCAAGCCTGGCCCTCCGGGTGAGCCCCGAGCAGCACCCGCTGCTGGCCCGGCGGGAAACCGCGCGGCGCCTGGTCCTCATCATCGCCGCCGACAAGGGGCTCTGCGGCGCCTTCAACGCCAACGTCCTGAGGCGCTCGCTGGAGTTCATCCGCGGGTCGGGGGAGACCGCGGTGACCCTGGTCGTCGTCGGGCGCAAGGTCCGCGACCACTACCGTCGCCGCGCGTTCAGCATCAAGTCGGAGATGGTGGGCTTCTTCGATCGCCTGGCGTACTCCCACGCTCAGGAGCTCGCGGCCCGGGTCATCGACGCGTACGCCGCGGGGGAGGTGGACGAGGTCCACCTGATCTATAACGAGTTCCGCTCGGTCACGGTTCAGCGCGTCGTGCGGGTGCAGCTCCTCCCGATCGAGTCGGCCCCGGAAGGAGCCGATGCACCGCTCGTGGACTATCTCTACGAGCCGTCCCCGGACGCGATCCTGGCCGCGCTCCTCCCCAGGCACGTGACGACCCAGGTCTATCGGGCCCTCATGGAGTCGCTGGCCGGGGAGTACGGCGCCCGGATGACCGCCATGGATGCCGCGACGAAGAACGCTCAGGAGATGATCGAGCTGCTGACGATCCAGTACAACAAAGCCCGCCAGGAGCGGATCACAAAAGAGCTTCTGGACATCGTGGGCGGCGCCGAGGCCCTCAGGAAGGCGGTCGAATAGATGTTCGAGCCGAGGGAGTTCGGAGGAGCCGCAGGCGACGACACTCACGAGGCGAGGCCCGAGTAGATGTTCGAGCCGAGGGCCGTCGGCCATGCCGGGAGGCAGGCCCGGCACGCGGCGAGGCCGAATTAAGGAGCCTAGGATGAACGAAGGCAGGATCGCGCAGGTGATCGGTCCGGTGGTGGACGTTGAGTTCGAGCCCGGCAAGCTCCCGGCGATCTACAACGCGCTGGAGGTCCCGGGAGTCGAGGTCAAGGACATCTTCTCGTACTC is from Candidatus Rokuibacteriota bacterium and encodes:
- a CDS encoding F0F1 ATP synthase subunit alpha translates to MIKAGEISEIIKRQLQGYEAEVDLRETGRVIEVGDGIARVYGLEHAMAGELLEFPEGIFGMVLNLEEDNVGAVLLGEDTHIREGDPVKRTKRIAQVPVGEALVGRVVNAVGQPIDGKGPIQAKEFRPIERYAPGVVDRRPVKEPLQTGIKAIDAMIPIGRGQRELIIGDRQTGKTAIAVDTIINQKGQGVYCFYVAVGQKRSTVAQVVKILEDTGAMAYTTVVAATASEPAPLQYVAPYAGCAMAEYFRDSGRHTLCIYDDLSKHAQSYRQLSLLLRRPPGREAYPGDVFYLHSRLLERAAKLNDELGGGSLTALPIIETQLGDVSAYIPTNVISITDGQIYLETDLFFAGIRPAVNVGLSVSRVGGNAQVRAMRQVAGKLRLDLAQFRELAAFAQFGSELDRATQLQLARGLRMVEVLKQGQYAPVSMEKQVVIIYAGTQGHLDDLPADAVAPFEEFLYPFVERRAPQVYGEISDKKELSEGLRQALDQVIQEAKAEFVQAKGIKAA
- the atpG gene encoding ATP synthase F1 subunit gamma, with amino-acid sequence MATLREVRRRIRSVQSTQKITRAMKLVAAAKLRRAQERIVEARPYASKMSELLASLALRVSPEQHPLLARRETARRLVLIIAADKGLCGAFNANVLRRSLEFIRGSGETAVTLVVVGRKVRDHYRRRAFSIKSEMVGFFDRLAYSHAQELAARVIDAYAAGEVDEVHLIYNEFRSVTVQRVVRVQLLPIESAPEGADAPLVDYLYEPSPDAILAALLPRHVTTQVYRALMESLAGEYGARMTAMDAATKNAQEMIELLTIQYNKARQERITKELLDIVGGAEALRKAVE
- the atpH gene encoding ATP synthase F1 subunit delta, whose translation is MKRREATAKRYARALFFLAREARGEQPVAQELEAARDLVAAHQELSDFLLRPWIKGEAKKSVIAGVAEGAGWSALARDFLGLLAVRGRLDHLPEVVRVYRRLVDEAQGLARAEVRSAVALTEPQRRALAEGLGRVAGRRVLVEDVVDTTLLGGFVARIGSLEVDGSLNGQLARLREQLVRG